From a single Glycine soja cultivar W05 chromosome 19, ASM419377v2, whole genome shotgun sequence genomic region:
- the LOC114399401 gene encoding uncharacterized protein DDB_G0275933 isoform X1 translates to MGYIQDARQNHVKKKVEEALRSKMKQKALKECDHYTAKYAECALGRTLSVVWRCRQQAQELNDCLHQFTNDSVLEEMKKEYMLKQGEGSTRIQTA, encoded by the exons ATGGGTTACATTCAAGACGCACGCCAGAATCACGTTAAGAAGAAAGTTGAAGAAG CTTTGCGCAGCAAAATGAAGCAGAAGGCGCTGAAAGAGTGTGATCATTACACGGCAAAGTATGCTGAATGTGCTTTAGGGAGAACACTTTCAGTTGTGTGGCGCTGTCGCCAACAAGCACAAGAGTTGAATGATTGTCTTCACCAATT CACCAATGATTCTGTTttggaggaaatgaagaaagaaTACATGTTAAAACAAGGAGAGGGCTCTACTAGAATCCAGACTGCTTGA
- the LOC114399401 gene encoding uncharacterized protein DDB_G0275933 isoform X2, protein MGYIQDARQNHVKKKVEEALRSKMKQKALKECDHYTAKYAECALGRTLSVVWRCRQQAQELNDCLHQLPSCFGVESGGTENSISFLCHMSLTKHQ, encoded by the exons ATGGGTTACATTCAAGACGCACGCCAGAATCACGTTAAGAAGAAAGTTGAAGAAG CTTTGCGCAGCAAAATGAAGCAGAAGGCGCTGAAAGAGTGTGATCATTACACGGCAAAGTATGCTGAATGTGCTTTAGGGAGAACACTTTCAGTTGTGTGGCGCTGTCGCCAACAAGCACAAGAGTTGAATGATTGTCTTCACCAATT GCCCTCATGTTTTGGGGTAGAGAGCGGAGGAACTGAGAACTCCATATCCTTTTTGTGTCATATGTCTCTGACCAAG CACCAATGA